A region of Lycium barbarum isolate Lr01 chromosome 3, ASM1917538v2, whole genome shotgun sequence DNA encodes the following proteins:
- the LOC132631894 gene encoding low-temperature-induced 65 kDa protein-like isoform X3, protein MEAQLNHPQGEGHGQVHDEGEHHHKTSVLNKVKAKAKKFTDHLKHGLGHEHEHDPNEEEEEVTDDEQMEEGAEVHGGPYAVRSKDIRKEDIGPMGKLENPTSPKEDRYDSMVKNDQEVHRPTLQRQDESARPPSLEGTHFPEERHRPPFAESHENKGTDHVTSLEKHQHQGLQGHENIGPLKGLEANPPYYSHEEMDRPPVAASETHEPKGFDHVTSPGKLIQGLHVHKMGELAGIEEDPHAPKDRPKMKQNPTNYQSKVNDPTGANNEEAGVSPLVHSFDKMGVNDAPETTRKQGTERIIRPGPVAGDMKLDQGTEHRQYTGSHDQFAPQETPADFPSVREDTESIPKSMNPSKPEDLPQDTLTGKPGSYTEKISSATTAIADKAVAAKNVVASKLGYGGPEEESSKPEDLPHDTTGKPGSYTEKISSATSVISEKAVAAKNVVASKLGYGGTEEGTNKSSTTESDNNTAKTTSVAQTVAGKLAPVYEKVAGAGSTVMAKVQGTATGVTGHETRGGVDAEHEGKIKETDKGVSMKEYLAEKFMPGEEDKALSEVISGSLSRQKEKKEEAKPMGKVTESEEVERRLGPIEDGASGETHVGEGFGQNVVGRVTGAFSTWLGKGGEAQANDSAVGGGGGAVVGGEVE, encoded by the exons ATGGAAGCACAATTGAATCATCCCCAAG GGGAAGGTCACGGTCAAGTTCATGATGAAGGGGAACATCATCATAAAACATCAGTGCTAAACAAGGTTAAGGCAAAGGCAAAAAAGTTCACGGATCATCTAAAGCATGGTCTTGGACACGAGCACGAGCACGAcccaaatgaagaagaagaagaagtaactGATGATGAACAAATGGAGGAAGGTGCAGAAGTTCATGGTGGACCAT ATGCTGTTAGGAGTAAAGATATTCGAAAAGAGGATATTGGGCCAATGGGCAAATTGGAGAATCCAACTAGCCCAAAGGAGGATCGTTATGATTCTATGGTGAAAAATGATCAAGAAGTGCATAGGCCAACTTTGCAAAGGCAAGATGAATCTGCGAGGCCACCATCTTTGGAGGGGACTCACTTTCCTGAAGAGAGGCACAGACCACCTTTTGCTGAGAGTCATGAGAATAAGGGCACCGATCACGTTACTTCCCTTGAAAAACACCAACATCAAGGACTGCAGGGTCATGAAAATATTGGACCATTAAAAGGGTTGGAGGCGAATCCGCCTTACTACTCCCATGAAGAGATGGATAGACCACCTGTTGCTGCTTCTGAGACTCATGAGCCTAAAGGCTTTGATCATGTTACTTCCCCTGGGAAACTAATTCAGGGATTGCATGTGCACAAAATGGGAGAACTAGCAGGCATAGAAGAAGATCCTCATGCCCCTAAAGACCGTCCAAAAATGAAGCAGAATCCAACAAACTATCAAAGCAAAGTTAATGATCCGACAGGAGCCA ACAATGAAGAAGCAGGAGTAAGTCCACTTGTTCATTCATTCGACAAAATGGGTGTAAATGATGCTCCAGAAACAACAAGAAAACAAGGGACTGAACGAATTATAAGGCCAGGTCCAGTAGCAGGGGACATGAAACTTGATCAAGGAACAGAACATAGGCAGTATACAGGATCACATGATCAATTTGCTCCACAAGAGACACCTGCTGATTTCCCTTCAGTTCGTGAAGATACTGAATCAATTCCTAAGAGTATGAATCCTAGCAAGCCAGAAGATTTACCTCAGGACACACTAACTGGGAAACCTGGTAGCTATACAGAGAAGATTTCGTCCGCAACAACAGCAATTGCTGATAAGGCAGTTGCTGCTAAGAACGTTGTCGCCTCCAAGCTCGGCTACGGTGGCCCAGAGGAGGAATCTAGCAAGCCAGAAGATTTACCTCATGACACAACTGGGAAACCTGGTAGCTATACAGAGAAGATTTCATCAGCAACATCAGTAATTTCTGAAAAGGCAGTTGCTGCAAAGAACGTTGTAGCCTCCAAGCTAGGCTATGGTGGCACAGAGGAGGGAACTAACAAGTCGAGCACCACGGAAAGTGATAACAATACAGCAAAAACGACCTCAGTGGCGCAAACAGTGGCAGGAAAACTTGCTCCAGTTTATGAGAAAGTGGCAGGTGCTGGTAGCACAGTTATGGCAAAAGTTCAGGGTACTGCGACTGGAGTTACAGGACATGAAACCAGGGGAGGTGTTGATGCAGAGCATGAAGGGAAGATTAAAGAAACTGATAAAGGGGTGTCAATGAAGGAGTATTTAGCAGAGAAATTTATGCCCGGAGAGGAAGACAAGGCATTATCTGAGGTGATTTCAGGGTCACTTTCAAGACAGAAGGAGAAAAAAGAGGAAGCAAAGCCAATGGGGAAGGTGACGGAATCAGAAGAAGTAGAAAGACGATTAGGTCCTATTGAAGATGGTGCTTCTGGAGAAACACATGTTGGTGAAGGGTTTGGACAGAATGTAGTGGGTAGGGTTACAGGTGCTTTTAGTACATGGCTTGGGAAAGGTGGTGAAGCACAGGCAAATG ATTCTGCTGTGGGTGGAGGTGGAGGTGCTGTTGTTGGGGGGGAGGTTGAATGA
- the LOC132631894 gene encoding low-temperature-induced 65 kDa protein-like isoform X4, translating to MEAQLNHPQGHGQVHDEGEHHHKTSVLNKVKAKAKKFTDHLKHGLGHEHEHDPNEEEEEVTDDEQMEEGAEVHGGPYAVRSKDIRKEDIGPMGKLENPTSPKEDRYDSMVKNDQEVHRPTLQRQDESARPPSLEGTHFPEERHRPPFAESHENKGTDHVTSLEKHQHQGLQGHENIGPLKGLEANPPYYSHEEMDRPPVAASETHEPKGFDHVTSPGKLIQGLHVHKMGELAGIEEDPHAPKDRPKMKQNPTNYQSKVNDPTGANNEEAGVSPLVHSFDKMGVNDAPETTRKQGTERIIRPGPVAGDMKLDQGTEHRQYTGSHDQFAPQETPADFPSVREDTESIPKSMNPSKPEDLPQDTLTGKPGSYTEKISSATTAIADKAVAAKNVVASKLGYGGPEEESSKPEDLPHDTTGKPGSYTEKISSATSVISEKAVAAKNVVASKLGYGGTEEGTNKSSTTESDNNTAKTTSVAQTVAGKLAPVYEKVAGAGSTVMAKVQGTATGVTGHETRGGVDAEHEGKIKETDKGVSMKEYLAEKFMPGEEDKALSEVISGSLSRQKEKKEEAKPMGKVTESEEVERRLGPIEDGASGETHVGEGFGQNVVGRVTGAFSTWLGKGGEAQANDSAVGGGGGAVVGGEVE from the exons ATGGAAGCACAATTGAATCATCCCCAAG GTCACGGTCAAGTTCATGATGAAGGGGAACATCATCATAAAACATCAGTGCTAAACAAGGTTAAGGCAAAGGCAAAAAAGTTCACGGATCATCTAAAGCATGGTCTTGGACACGAGCACGAGCACGAcccaaatgaagaagaagaagaagtaactGATGATGAACAAATGGAGGAAGGTGCAGAAGTTCATGGTGGACCAT ATGCTGTTAGGAGTAAAGATATTCGAAAAGAGGATATTGGGCCAATGGGCAAATTGGAGAATCCAACTAGCCCAAAGGAGGATCGTTATGATTCTATGGTGAAAAATGATCAAGAAGTGCATAGGCCAACTTTGCAAAGGCAAGATGAATCTGCGAGGCCACCATCTTTGGAGGGGACTCACTTTCCTGAAGAGAGGCACAGACCACCTTTTGCTGAGAGTCATGAGAATAAGGGCACCGATCACGTTACTTCCCTTGAAAAACACCAACATCAAGGACTGCAGGGTCATGAAAATATTGGACCATTAAAAGGGTTGGAGGCGAATCCGCCTTACTACTCCCATGAAGAGATGGATAGACCACCTGTTGCTGCTTCTGAGACTCATGAGCCTAAAGGCTTTGATCATGTTACTTCCCCTGGGAAACTAATTCAGGGATTGCATGTGCACAAAATGGGAGAACTAGCAGGCATAGAAGAAGATCCTCATGCCCCTAAAGACCGTCCAAAAATGAAGCAGAATCCAACAAACTATCAAAGCAAAGTTAATGATCCGACAGGAGCCA ACAATGAAGAAGCAGGAGTAAGTCCACTTGTTCATTCATTCGACAAAATGGGTGTAAATGATGCTCCAGAAACAACAAGAAAACAAGGGACTGAACGAATTATAAGGCCAGGTCCAGTAGCAGGGGACATGAAACTTGATCAAGGAACAGAACATAGGCAGTATACAGGATCACATGATCAATTTGCTCCACAAGAGACACCTGCTGATTTCCCTTCAGTTCGTGAAGATACTGAATCAATTCCTAAGAGTATGAATCCTAGCAAGCCAGAAGATTTACCTCAGGACACACTAACTGGGAAACCTGGTAGCTATACAGAGAAGATTTCGTCCGCAACAACAGCAATTGCTGATAAGGCAGTTGCTGCTAAGAACGTTGTCGCCTCCAAGCTCGGCTACGGTGGCCCAGAGGAGGAATCTAGCAAGCCAGAAGATTTACCTCATGACACAACTGGGAAACCTGGTAGCTATACAGAGAAGATTTCATCAGCAACATCAGTAATTTCTGAAAAGGCAGTTGCTGCAAAGAACGTTGTAGCCTCCAAGCTAGGCTATGGTGGCACAGAGGAGGGAACTAACAAGTCGAGCACCACGGAAAGTGATAACAATACAGCAAAAACGACCTCAGTGGCGCAAACAGTGGCAGGAAAACTTGCTCCAGTTTATGAGAAAGTGGCAGGTGCTGGTAGCACAGTTATGGCAAAAGTTCAGGGTACTGCGACTGGAGTTACAGGACATGAAACCAGGGGAGGTGTTGATGCAGAGCATGAAGGGAAGATTAAAGAAACTGATAAAGGGGTGTCAATGAAGGAGTATTTAGCAGAGAAATTTATGCCCGGAGAGGAAGACAAGGCATTATCTGAGGTGATTTCAGGGTCACTTTCAAGACAGAAGGAGAAAAAAGAGGAAGCAAAGCCAATGGGGAAGGTGACGGAATCAGAAGAAGTAGAAAGACGATTAGGTCCTATTGAAGATGGTGCTTCTGGAGAAACACATGTTGGTGAAGGGTTTGGACAGAATGTAGTGGGTAGGGTTACAGGTGCTTTTAGTACATGGCTTGGGAAAGGTGGTGAAGCACAGGCAAATG ATTCTGCTGTGGGTGGAGGTGGAGGTGCTGTTGTTGGGGGGGAGGTTGAATGA
- the LOC132631894 gene encoding low-temperature-induced 65 kDa protein-like isoform X1, which produces MEAQLNHPQGTRLHSGEGHGQVHDEGEHHHKTSVLNKVKAKAKKFTDHLKHGLGHEHEHDPNEEEEEVTDDEQMEEGAEVHGGPYAVRSKDIRKEDIGPMGKLENPTSPKEDRYDSMVKNDQEVHRPTLQRQDESARPPSLEGTHFPEERHRPPFAESHENKGTDHVTSLEKHQHQGLQGHENIGPLKGLEANPPYYSHEEMDRPPVAASETHEPKGFDHVTSPGKLIQGLHVHKMGELAGIEEDPHAPKDRPKMKQNPTNYQSKVNDPTGANNEEAGVSPLVHSFDKMGVNDAPETTRKQGTERIIRPGPVAGDMKLDQGTEHRQYTGSHDQFAPQETPADFPSVREDTESIPKSMNPSKPEDLPQDTLTGKPGSYTEKISSATTAIADKAVAAKNVVASKLGYGGPEEESSKPEDLPHDTTGKPGSYTEKISSATSVISEKAVAAKNVVASKLGYGGTEEGTNKSSTTESDNNTAKTTSVAQTVAGKLAPVYEKVAGAGSTVMAKVQGTATGVTGHETRGGVDAEHEGKIKETDKGVSMKEYLAEKFMPGEEDKALSEVISGSLSRQKEKKEEAKPMGKVTESEEVERRLGPIEDGASGETHVGEGFGQNVVGRVTGAFSTWLGKGGEAQANDSAVGGGGGAVVGGEVE; this is translated from the exons ATGGAAGCACAATTGAATCATCCCCAAGGTACCAGATTGCATTCAG GGGAAGGTCACGGTCAAGTTCATGATGAAGGGGAACATCATCATAAAACATCAGTGCTAAACAAGGTTAAGGCAAAGGCAAAAAAGTTCACGGATCATCTAAAGCATGGTCTTGGACACGAGCACGAGCACGAcccaaatgaagaagaagaagaagtaactGATGATGAACAAATGGAGGAAGGTGCAGAAGTTCATGGTGGACCAT ATGCTGTTAGGAGTAAAGATATTCGAAAAGAGGATATTGGGCCAATGGGCAAATTGGAGAATCCAACTAGCCCAAAGGAGGATCGTTATGATTCTATGGTGAAAAATGATCAAGAAGTGCATAGGCCAACTTTGCAAAGGCAAGATGAATCTGCGAGGCCACCATCTTTGGAGGGGACTCACTTTCCTGAAGAGAGGCACAGACCACCTTTTGCTGAGAGTCATGAGAATAAGGGCACCGATCACGTTACTTCCCTTGAAAAACACCAACATCAAGGACTGCAGGGTCATGAAAATATTGGACCATTAAAAGGGTTGGAGGCGAATCCGCCTTACTACTCCCATGAAGAGATGGATAGACCACCTGTTGCTGCTTCTGAGACTCATGAGCCTAAAGGCTTTGATCATGTTACTTCCCCTGGGAAACTAATTCAGGGATTGCATGTGCACAAAATGGGAGAACTAGCAGGCATAGAAGAAGATCCTCATGCCCCTAAAGACCGTCCAAAAATGAAGCAGAATCCAACAAACTATCAAAGCAAAGTTAATGATCCGACAGGAGCCA ACAATGAAGAAGCAGGAGTAAGTCCACTTGTTCATTCATTCGACAAAATGGGTGTAAATGATGCTCCAGAAACAACAAGAAAACAAGGGACTGAACGAATTATAAGGCCAGGTCCAGTAGCAGGGGACATGAAACTTGATCAAGGAACAGAACATAGGCAGTATACAGGATCACATGATCAATTTGCTCCACAAGAGACACCTGCTGATTTCCCTTCAGTTCGTGAAGATACTGAATCAATTCCTAAGAGTATGAATCCTAGCAAGCCAGAAGATTTACCTCAGGACACACTAACTGGGAAACCTGGTAGCTATACAGAGAAGATTTCGTCCGCAACAACAGCAATTGCTGATAAGGCAGTTGCTGCTAAGAACGTTGTCGCCTCCAAGCTCGGCTACGGTGGCCCAGAGGAGGAATCTAGCAAGCCAGAAGATTTACCTCATGACACAACTGGGAAACCTGGTAGCTATACAGAGAAGATTTCATCAGCAACATCAGTAATTTCTGAAAAGGCAGTTGCTGCAAAGAACGTTGTAGCCTCCAAGCTAGGCTATGGTGGCACAGAGGAGGGAACTAACAAGTCGAGCACCACGGAAAGTGATAACAATACAGCAAAAACGACCTCAGTGGCGCAAACAGTGGCAGGAAAACTTGCTCCAGTTTATGAGAAAGTGGCAGGTGCTGGTAGCACAGTTATGGCAAAAGTTCAGGGTACTGCGACTGGAGTTACAGGACATGAAACCAGGGGAGGTGTTGATGCAGAGCATGAAGGGAAGATTAAAGAAACTGATAAAGGGGTGTCAATGAAGGAGTATTTAGCAGAGAAATTTATGCCCGGAGAGGAAGACAAGGCATTATCTGAGGTGATTTCAGGGTCACTTTCAAGACAGAAGGAGAAAAAAGAGGAAGCAAAGCCAATGGGGAAGGTGACGGAATCAGAAGAAGTAGAAAGACGATTAGGTCCTATTGAAGATGGTGCTTCTGGAGAAACACATGTTGGTGAAGGGTTTGGACAGAATGTAGTGGGTAGGGTTACAGGTGCTTTTAGTACATGGCTTGGGAAAGGTGGTGAAGCACAGGCAAATG ATTCTGCTGTGGGTGGAGGTGGAGGTGCTGTTGTTGGGGGGGAGGTTGAATGA
- the LOC132631894 gene encoding low-temperature-induced 65 kDa protein-like isoform X2, whose amino-acid sequence MEAQLNHPQGTRLHSGHGQVHDEGEHHHKTSVLNKVKAKAKKFTDHLKHGLGHEHEHDPNEEEEEVTDDEQMEEGAEVHGGPYAVRSKDIRKEDIGPMGKLENPTSPKEDRYDSMVKNDQEVHRPTLQRQDESARPPSLEGTHFPEERHRPPFAESHENKGTDHVTSLEKHQHQGLQGHENIGPLKGLEANPPYYSHEEMDRPPVAASETHEPKGFDHVTSPGKLIQGLHVHKMGELAGIEEDPHAPKDRPKMKQNPTNYQSKVNDPTGANNEEAGVSPLVHSFDKMGVNDAPETTRKQGTERIIRPGPVAGDMKLDQGTEHRQYTGSHDQFAPQETPADFPSVREDTESIPKSMNPSKPEDLPQDTLTGKPGSYTEKISSATTAIADKAVAAKNVVASKLGYGGPEEESSKPEDLPHDTTGKPGSYTEKISSATSVISEKAVAAKNVVASKLGYGGTEEGTNKSSTTESDNNTAKTTSVAQTVAGKLAPVYEKVAGAGSTVMAKVQGTATGVTGHETRGGVDAEHEGKIKETDKGVSMKEYLAEKFMPGEEDKALSEVISGSLSRQKEKKEEAKPMGKVTESEEVERRLGPIEDGASGETHVGEGFGQNVVGRVTGAFSTWLGKGGEAQANDSAVGGGGGAVVGGEVE is encoded by the exons ATGGAAGCACAATTGAATCATCCCCAAGGTACCAGATTGCATTCAG GTCACGGTCAAGTTCATGATGAAGGGGAACATCATCATAAAACATCAGTGCTAAACAAGGTTAAGGCAAAGGCAAAAAAGTTCACGGATCATCTAAAGCATGGTCTTGGACACGAGCACGAGCACGAcccaaatgaagaagaagaagaagtaactGATGATGAACAAATGGAGGAAGGTGCAGAAGTTCATGGTGGACCAT ATGCTGTTAGGAGTAAAGATATTCGAAAAGAGGATATTGGGCCAATGGGCAAATTGGAGAATCCAACTAGCCCAAAGGAGGATCGTTATGATTCTATGGTGAAAAATGATCAAGAAGTGCATAGGCCAACTTTGCAAAGGCAAGATGAATCTGCGAGGCCACCATCTTTGGAGGGGACTCACTTTCCTGAAGAGAGGCACAGACCACCTTTTGCTGAGAGTCATGAGAATAAGGGCACCGATCACGTTACTTCCCTTGAAAAACACCAACATCAAGGACTGCAGGGTCATGAAAATATTGGACCATTAAAAGGGTTGGAGGCGAATCCGCCTTACTACTCCCATGAAGAGATGGATAGACCACCTGTTGCTGCTTCTGAGACTCATGAGCCTAAAGGCTTTGATCATGTTACTTCCCCTGGGAAACTAATTCAGGGATTGCATGTGCACAAAATGGGAGAACTAGCAGGCATAGAAGAAGATCCTCATGCCCCTAAAGACCGTCCAAAAATGAAGCAGAATCCAACAAACTATCAAAGCAAAGTTAATGATCCGACAGGAGCCA ACAATGAAGAAGCAGGAGTAAGTCCACTTGTTCATTCATTCGACAAAATGGGTGTAAATGATGCTCCAGAAACAACAAGAAAACAAGGGACTGAACGAATTATAAGGCCAGGTCCAGTAGCAGGGGACATGAAACTTGATCAAGGAACAGAACATAGGCAGTATACAGGATCACATGATCAATTTGCTCCACAAGAGACACCTGCTGATTTCCCTTCAGTTCGTGAAGATACTGAATCAATTCCTAAGAGTATGAATCCTAGCAAGCCAGAAGATTTACCTCAGGACACACTAACTGGGAAACCTGGTAGCTATACAGAGAAGATTTCGTCCGCAACAACAGCAATTGCTGATAAGGCAGTTGCTGCTAAGAACGTTGTCGCCTCCAAGCTCGGCTACGGTGGCCCAGAGGAGGAATCTAGCAAGCCAGAAGATTTACCTCATGACACAACTGGGAAACCTGGTAGCTATACAGAGAAGATTTCATCAGCAACATCAGTAATTTCTGAAAAGGCAGTTGCTGCAAAGAACGTTGTAGCCTCCAAGCTAGGCTATGGTGGCACAGAGGAGGGAACTAACAAGTCGAGCACCACGGAAAGTGATAACAATACAGCAAAAACGACCTCAGTGGCGCAAACAGTGGCAGGAAAACTTGCTCCAGTTTATGAGAAAGTGGCAGGTGCTGGTAGCACAGTTATGGCAAAAGTTCAGGGTACTGCGACTGGAGTTACAGGACATGAAACCAGGGGAGGTGTTGATGCAGAGCATGAAGGGAAGATTAAAGAAACTGATAAAGGGGTGTCAATGAAGGAGTATTTAGCAGAGAAATTTATGCCCGGAGAGGAAGACAAGGCATTATCTGAGGTGATTTCAGGGTCACTTTCAAGACAGAAGGAGAAAAAAGAGGAAGCAAAGCCAATGGGGAAGGTGACGGAATCAGAAGAAGTAGAAAGACGATTAGGTCCTATTGAAGATGGTGCTTCTGGAGAAACACATGTTGGTGAAGGGTTTGGACAGAATGTAGTGGGTAGGGTTACAGGTGCTTTTAGTACATGGCTTGGGAAAGGTGGTGAAGCACAGGCAAATG ATTCTGCTGTGGGTGGAGGTGGAGGTGCTGTTGTTGGGGGGGAGGTTGAATGA